A genomic region of Chionomys nivalis chromosome 12, mChiNiv1.1, whole genome shotgun sequence contains the following coding sequences:
- the Pbk gene encoding LOW QUALITY PROTEIN: lymphokine-activated killer T-cell-originated protein kinase (The sequence of the model RefSeq protein was modified relative to this genomic sequence to represent the inferred CDS: substituted 1 base at 1 genomic stop codon), with amino-acid sequence MEGINDFKTPNKLSEKRKSVLCSTPYVNIPASPFMQKLGFGTGVNVYLMKRSPRGLSHSPWAVKKINPICNDHYRSVYQKRLTDEAKILKNLHHPNIIGYRAFTEASDGSLCLAMEYGGEKSLNDLIEERNKDSGRPFPAAVILKVALHMARGLKYLHQEKKLLHGDIKSSNVVIKGDFETIKICDVGVSLPLDENMTVTDPDACYIGTEPWKPKEALEENGIITDKADVFAFGLTLWEMMTLCIPHINLPDDDDEDTTFDESDFDDEAYYAALGTRPSINMEELDESYQKVIELFSVCTNEDPKDRPSAAHIVDALELDVQXCCLWWSKHEA; translated from the exons ATGGAAGGAATTAATGATTTCAAGACACCAAACAAATTGTCTGAAAAAAGGAAATCTG TATTATGTTCGACTCCATATGTAAATATCCCTGCCTCTCCATTCATGCAGAAGCTCGGCTTCGGGACTGGGGTCAACGTGTACCTAATGAAAAG aTCTCCAAGAGGGTTGTCTCATTCTCCTTGGGCTGTGAAAAAGATCAATCCTATCTGTAATGATCATTACCGAAGTGTGTATCAGAAGAGACTGACTGATGAAGCTAAGATTTTAAAAAACCTTCATCATCCAAACATCATAG GGTATCGTGCCTTTACTGAAGCCAGTGATGGCAGTCTGTGCCTCGCTATGGAGTATGGAGGCGAGAAGTCTCTGAATGACTTAATAGAAGAGCGCAACAAAGACAGCGGGCGCCCCTTTCCAGCCGCTGTCATTCTCAAAGTTGCTCTGCACATGGCAAGAGGGCTGAAG TATCTGCATCAAGAAAAGAAGCTGCTTCATGGAGACATAAAGTCTTCAAATGTTGTAATTAAAGGTGATTTTGAAACAATTAAAATCTGTGATGTAGGAGTCTCTCTGCCATTGGATGAAAATATGACTG tgaCTGATCCTGACGCCTGTTATATTGGTACTGAACCATGGAAACCCAAAGAAGCGTTGGAGGAAAATGGCATTATTACTGACAAAGCAGATGTGTTTGCTTTTGGCCTTACTCTGTGGGAAATGATGACTTTATGTATTCCACACATCAATCTtccagatgatgatgatgaag ATACAACCTTTGATGAGAGTGATTTCGATGATGAAGCGTACTATGCCGCTCTGGGGACCAGGCCATCCATCAACATGGAGGAGCTGGATGAATCCTACCAGAAAGTCATTGAACTCTTCTCTGTGTGCACTAATGAGGACCCTAAAGATCGTCCTTCTGCTGCACACATCGTTGATGCCTTGGAACTGGATGTCCAATGATGCTGTTTGTGGTGGTCTAAACATGAAGCATAG